The genomic window AGAAAAACGATTTTACCCTTCACTGTATTTCCTTTTAAAGCAAGTATACTACTCAGATCAATGGTTGAACCCTTGGTTTTAATAGTTTTGGTAGTGTTGGTATTGGGCAAAAATGCCTTTGCTTTTTCCAATGTACCTTTTCTGGTTGTCCCGCTCAATCCAGCAACAGCCGGTGCAATTAAACTCGGGGATAACTTTTTACCTTCTAGCATTTCCAGAACACGATCTTCCCCGTTCTTACTTTTACCCAGCATCTGTACCGCTTTTTCCCGCGTGGATAAAGCATATTGGTTTGACAAAATTACCTTTGAGAGAACAGCTGTTGATTCATTATTACCTATTGAACCAAGGACTGCTAAAACGTTGGACGCCTTTTTCTGATCTTTATCTCTAATGACATTGAGAAAGCGAAGATCTTCCTTATTTTTAAGCAGTATCCTCGCCGCATCAGCTCCGATCCCTCCGGCCTGGTATCCCCCTTTACCCTGAATACCATTGGATTTAACCAGATCCATCAATTTATCGGATTCTGTAGTGATATTATACTGTTTTACCATATCAACAAAATCCTGTGTCCCGGTGTATGAATCTAAAACCTTTTTAACCTGTTCCTTAGCTATAGCTGACCCCGATATACCTTGAGGATTCAATGATTTCAAAACCATCGCGCTCAATTTCAAGTCTTTACCATTATTTTCCTCCAATAACCTGACTAAGGTTTTAGATTTCTCCGCTTTAGGGTAAAAGTCAAAAGCCCTGAAATATCTCAAGCGGGATTTTAACGGAACACCTGCATCTTTAGCCAGCTTTACCAGATATGGAAGCGCGGCATCCGTACGTGCCCGCCACACGATATCTCTGCCTCCAGCCGTCAATAACGGATCCGGTACCGCCTTTAGGTAGGCGGTAAAGAATCGGCTCCATTGCCTGTCTGCACCGATCCCCAAGGCTTCTAAATACCATTTATCATTGCCATCATGTCTTGCGGCAAGTGCTGCCCATATTGTTGCGGCTTCTGGTTCTTTTCGGTGACGCAAGGCTATCGCGCAGTCACGTCTTACCTGTGCATCAGGATCATTTACTAATGCTCCTGCAAGTTTAAGCACATCGGTATCTACTTCCCTTGCTGCTCTTAACGCAGTTATTCTCAAGTCGGGATCGGGATTTTTAATTGCCTGGGAAAGATATTTTGCCGCGGCTGTTGATTTTGAAAGCACCCATAGTGCCCTGGCACGCATACGTGAATTAGGGGATGTTAACCACAGCTTTTCCAGCTCTTCTATCGCTGAGTCCCCCATATCGGTTAAAGCCGTGAATGCATGTCTGCGAACAGCGAGATTTGCATTCTGCAGCGCAATTACAGCCCCTTTCGGGGTCTTATAATCTTGTTCGGGTATCTTATAGGTAGCCACCATATTTTCTGGAACTACCCGATATATGCGGCCACGCTGAAGGTCTCCAACCCTGTGTCCACCAACACCTGGGTCATACCAGTCGGCTACAATCAGAGAACCGTCCGGTGCTATACAAACATCTGCCGGACGGAACCATTGATCCCGCTTACCATCAAGCATCTTGAGGATACCTGCTTTAAATCCAGCACCCGCTTTCTGAACAGGATATGTCCGAACAACATTATGCCCCGGTTCGGCGTGAATCATCTCATTTTGAAATTGCTTTGGCAATAACGTTCCTTCATAAAACGCCATTCCGGAAGGTGAGCCTGATCCTGTCTGTAACAGATTCGGAACAACTCCCGGGTCATTTTGATGCCAGTGGCGCAAAGGAATTGAATCCTCCATGTTAATGCGCTTAGTTGTCCATCCAGCGCCAGTCATTTCATCAGTATACCCATAATTGCCATATTCCATAACATAGTTGATCCGTACTCCTTTATTCCCGTCATCGTCGTTATCACTTTGCCATATATTCCCATAACTGTCTATAGCCGATTCATATTCGTTTCTGAAATTGTAGCCGAGGCATTCAACATGTGTGCCATCCGGATCACAGCGGAACAACATTCCTTGTTTGTATTTTTTTGGTCCTATCTCATCCCCATCCTGATCCAGTACTACCTTATTATTTACATCTCTGAGGGTCTCACCAGCGTTTCCAAAATTGAAATATAGTTTACCATCCGGTCCAAATGCAAAACTGTGCATTCCATGATCATGTTGTACACCTCCAATCCCCTGAAATAGTATTTCTTTTCGGTCGGCTTTACCGTCATTATTATCGTCATAAAGAGCCCATACATATGGGCTTTGCGATATCAACACCCTATTACCCAATACACATACACCTAAAGGTGCGTTAACCTCTGGCCCCTGATAAAATACCGTACTGGTTTCCAAACGTCCGTCTCCATCCTTATCTTCTAAAATCACTATCCGGTCACCTGCTTCTCTTGGTTTATTCTGGTTAATCTCAAAGCGATAGTTATAAGCTTCTGTCACCCAAACCCTTCCTTTTTCATCAACGTCAATGTTGGTAGGATTGATTAACATTGGTTCAGTCGCCATCGTTTCAACCCTCAGTCCAGGCGCTACATCGAGCTCTGTCAAGCTATTCTTAGCCAAATGCTTTTGTACTTCAGTTCGTGGAGTATCAATTTTAGACCGATTATACGACGAGTATTTACCTGAAATATTGGTAAATGCCACTAATATGACCAACAATGGTACGGCCGTAATTAATCCATTTATTAATAAAACATGTTTTCTTTTATTGTTATTCATTTTGATTAATTTAAAAAATCGACTCCATGCCTGACTTCATACAAAGGCAATCGCATTAGCCAGAAATCCCTGTCCGCCCTTATCAAAAACAGCAGGTAAAATATAAAATTTATTCAGCATTGAAGTTATCCAGATTCAATTTGTCGAATTTATTATTACACATCTGCCAGATTAATGGCATCTGCTGTGCATTACCATACAATATTTAGGATTTGGGTTATTCAATTGAATCCGTCAATCATCACTTTTCCGCCCA from Flavobacterium sp. W4I14 includes these protein-coding regions:
- a CDS encoding putative membrane-bound dehydrogenase-like protein (product_source=TIGR02604; cath_funfam=1.10.760.10,2.60.40.760; cog=COG2010,COG2133; pfam=PF00034,PF07995; smart=SM00054; superfamily=46626,46934,48371,50952; tigrfam=TIGR02603,TIGR02604; transmembrane_helix_parts=Inside_1_8,TMhelix_9_31,Outside_32_1041) gives rise to the protein MNNNKRKHVLLINGLITAVPLLVILVAFTNISGKYSSYNRSKIDTPRTEVQKHLAKNSLTELDVAPGLRVETMATEPMLINPTNIDVDEKGRVWVTEAYNYRFEINQNKPREAGDRIVILEDKDGDGRLETSTVFYQGPEVNAPLGVCVLGNRVLISQSPYVWALYDDNNDGKADRKEILFQGIGGVQHDHGMHSFAFGPDGKLYFNFGNAGETLRDVNNKVVLDQDGDEIGPKKYKQGMLFRCDPDGTHVECLGYNFRNEYESAIDSYGNIWQSDNDDDGNKGVRINYVMEYGNYGYTDEMTGAGWTTKRINMEDSIPLRHWHQNDPGVVPNLLQTGSGSPSGMAFYEGTLLPKQFQNEMIHAEPGHNVVRTYPVQKAGAGFKAGILKMLDGKRDQWFRPADVCIAPDGSLIVADWYDPGVGGHRVGDLQRGRIYRVVPENMVATYKIPEQDYKTPKGAVIALQNANLAVRRHAFTALTDMGDSAIEELEKLWLTSPNSRMRARALWVLSKSTAAAKYLSQAIKNPDPDLRITALRAAREVDTDVLKLAGALVNDPDAQVRRDCAIALRHRKEPEAATIWAALAARHDGNDKWYLEALGIGADRQWSRFFTAYLKAVPDPLLTAGGRDIVWRARTDAALPYLVKLAKDAGVPLKSRLRYFRAFDFYPKAEKSKTLVRLLEENNGKDLKLSAMVLKSLNPQGISGSAIAKEQVKKVLDSYTGTQDFVDMVKQYNITTESDKLMDLVKSNGIQGKGGYQAGGIGADAARILLKNKEDLRFLNVIRDKDQKKASNVLAVLGSIGNNESTAVLSKVILSNQYALSTREKAVQMLGKSKNGEDRVLEMLEGKKLSPSLIAPAVAGLSGTTRKGTLEKAKAFLPNTNTTKTIKTKGSTIDLSSILALKGNTVKGKIVFLSSCSVCHKAGKDGFEFGPNLSEIGAKLPKEGLFDAIANPSAGINFGYETSQLAMKDGSTLMGIISSRTETDIEVRYPGGAVQKIKTADVKQIKQVPTSMMPEGLHQTISKQELADLLAFLASLKKKG